One Meiothermus sp. CFH 77666 DNA segment encodes these proteins:
- a CDS encoding replication-associated recombination protein A, with protein sequence MVPLAERVRPKTLDEVVGQEHLTGPGKPLRRMQETRRLSSFILWGPPGSGKTTLARLMAQGVGQGMVALSAVNAGVKDIKEVVARAQEKGSLVLFLDEIHRFNKSQQDALLPHVESGLLTLMGATTENPSFEVNPALRSRARVYVLNPLDEDATRRLLERALAHPQGLQAQAEPRALELIAQAAMGDARRALSALELAASLGEGQISEATAREALGSGTLNFDKGGEYFYDLISALHKSVRGNHVDAALYYFARMIEGGADPLYLARRLARMAVEDVGLADPNALRLAMAAKDAYDFLGSPEGELALAELVIYLALAPKSNSSYVAWKNAQSAARAHPDAPIPLPLRNAPTALMQRLGYGRGYAYYHDDPEGSFAQQYLPEGLENLTLFEATGEGWEERVRERLAGLRRRFRNARPPK encoded by the coding sequence ATAGTCCCTCTGGCCGAGCGGGTACGCCCCAAGACCCTGGACGAAGTGGTGGGGCAGGAACACCTGACGGGGCCGGGAAAGCCCCTGCGACGGATGCAGGAGACCCGTCGGCTTTCCTCCTTCATTTTGTGGGGGCCGCCGGGAAGCGGCAAAACCACCCTGGCCCGCCTGATGGCCCAGGGCGTCGGGCAGGGGATGGTGGCCCTTTCGGCGGTGAATGCCGGGGTCAAGGACATCAAGGAAGTGGTAGCCCGGGCGCAGGAAAAGGGCAGTCTGGTGCTCTTTCTGGACGAGATTCACCGCTTCAACAAGTCGCAGCAGGACGCGCTCTTGCCCCATGTGGAATCGGGCCTCCTGACCCTGATGGGGGCCACCACCGAAAACCCCTCCTTCGAGGTCAACCCGGCCCTGCGCTCCCGCGCAAGGGTCTATGTGCTCAACCCGCTCGACGAGGACGCTACCCGGCGGCTCCTGGAACGGGCCCTGGCCCACCCCCAAGGGCTGCAAGCCCAGGCCGAGCCCAGGGCCCTCGAGCTCATCGCCCAGGCCGCCATGGGCGACGCCCGCCGGGCTTTGTCGGCCCTCGAGCTGGCCGCCAGCCTGGGCGAAGGCCAGATCAGCGAAGCCACCGCCAGGGAAGCCCTGGGCAGCGGCACGCTCAACTTCGACAAAGGGGGCGAGTATTTCTACGACCTGATCTCGGCGCTGCACAAGAGCGTGCGCGGCAACCATGTGGACGCAGCCCTGTACTACTTTGCCCGCATGATCGAAGGCGGGGCCGATCCGCTGTACCTGGCCCGCCGCCTGGCCCGCATGGCCGTGGAGGATGTGGGCCTGGCCGACCCCAATGCCCTGCGCCTGGCCATGGCCGCCAAGGACGCCTACGACTTTCTGGGTAGCCCCGAAGGCGAGCTGGCCCTGGCCGAGCTGGTCATCTACCTGGCCCTGGCCCCCAAGTCCAACAGCAGCTACGTAGCCTGGAAAAACGCCCAGAGCGCCGCCCGCGCACACCCCGACGCGCCCATCCCGCTCCCCCTCCGCAACGCCCCCACTGCCCTGATGCAGCGGCTCGGCTATGGCCGGGGTTACGCCTACTACCACGACGACCCCGAGGGCAGCTTTGCCCAGCAGTACCTGCCAGAGGGCCTGGAAAACCTGACCCTCTTTGAGGCCACCGGGGAAGGCTGGGAAGA